The DNA segment GAACTCTTACCTCGGTTATGAACCAAAAGGCCATGCAGGTAATGTATGTTTATtctgtatatatgttttttttagtaGTATAtagaatgtaattttttttagttataaataattaaaggaaATGGACAACAAGAAAAGACAAGAGGATGGATCAAATGTAGTGGTGGTTGAGACAACGGAGCAACGTTCTTCAGCGGGCAAAGGCCCAGAGCAGAGGAAAATAGAGGTGGTTCACCAGTCTCACCCCAAAACTAGTGGCGGCGTTCTTGTCGGAGCCGCCGCCGCAGTTGAATCCACCCTTGAATCTGCCAAACAAGTCATCTCTAAAAAATAAAACCCAAAACTTTTATCTctgttttcaaaataattgtATAAATTTCATATACTATTTTGTAATCCCATGATAATCAGAACTTCTATTATCCCTTGTTTACACCCATTTGATTTTATTCCTTCTTATCTATAGCAAATAtctatttaacattttaataacTTAGGGCACACGAAACtctgacatatatatatattttttgtaaactgaAACTCTGATATATCATTCACACAATATCTTTACTTGGTTCATTCCATCCATATATATTGTCATTAAATGGTTTCTATGCGATAATTTCAACTTTCACATTTGTATattgctattaaaaaaatttcaaactgacaaaaaaacttttaaacttttaaaaaagttaaagtTGAGTAAAAGTAGCTCCAAATCTTTATTCTTATGGAATAACTCGACATGGCAGAGCCTTATTCCCTTCCTTTTGTTGTGCTCGTGTTCTTGTATTGTATTGTATGAAAAGGGTTGTGTTCTTCACCACCAACAACACAACTATCCCAAAATCCGACCCTAGGTCGACTtattaaagatatttttaaagAGATAGTAAAGATAAATTGATGTTGGCGGGTCTTGATGCTGCTAGcaaaatcatatattcaaaatgtCAGTatctatatatgtatgaagtTCAGATAAATATCCAATGAGTTATTCACAAGTGGTGCTTAAAagctaaaaacatatttattgtCTTTGACAAGACGTAGACAGTAATTTAAGTCATGGGAAGTTGTTACATGCtaacatacatatatgtatcaGATGATTTCTTATCACCTTCAAGGATAAAAACAAGACATACTTGAACCACCCTCTGTCTGGTCTCAAAACCCTttcatttcaaatcaaaatttcacCAAAAGATTAATTTTAAAGAATCAATTATGGAAAAAAACCAACCACTCTTCTTCTCTCTGCTTGGGTCCGTCTCTCAAAAGGTACAGTTGAGGTTTTCTTTCACATGTTctactaaccaaaacaaaagaaatcagATGTCTCAggttttcatttatttcaaCCACTCTTATGTCTTATCTATCCAATCTTATCTCCCCAAAATTAAAAGAGGTCCAAGTGTTTTCATAAGCAAACATTTGACATATCAGAGGATAGAGAGGCTTATTACTTGTCACTATTTACTGATGGTTGTTTATCAGTCAATTCTAAAGTCTAAACCCCTATACTGCTTCATCTAGTGTTTGTTGATATTTCAAGGACAATGTACTctctttactttaaaattttgaactcTCTATCTCTTTTCTAAATTTCACTTTAACATATTCAGCTAGCAAGGGCATAATCATGTATGGATATTAGAATTTAATAGATAAGAGTTAGCTTTGGAACTAGCTTTTAAACACAAAATGTTTTGCCTTAAATTGTAGCCATAACCGATGATGCTGATGATGCCCAAAATAGAGAATGAATTCAAGTTCTTCAGATTTGCCACATTTGATAAATGAAAAATACTAGCGAGGACTACTAAGCACATCTAGAAACATACGGTTTATTGAAGGCAACCTCATTTGCTGCTCATGTACTCTTCTCCTCTTAAGCAGAGGCTCTGGAGATGAtgaagcagcagagacattccaTGATCCATTTGAGCTGTCATCAAGGTCGAATACACCGCTTGGACTATCCTGATCAAGCCAattcatcatcctcttcttgCTTGGATTGTGCTCCAACAATAGTTCATAGCATTCATTAACTTTCTCCTGTGAAGTTCAAATGCTGAATCAGTTTTTAATCCACTAGCATTTTAGGAAGTATTACAAAGTACATACCTGATTGACTTTGAGTAGAGTCATGAGCTGAGATTGGTACTCGACTTGTTCACATGGTTTCAAGTCCTTGACGACATGAATCATTATCGCAGTTGCCAACACAGAAGGGACGTAACTCATAAACCTCGCATCCGTAACAACGGAGATCAAAAGACGCTCACAGTTGCTAAACAACTCCAGCTGCTGGTGACACTCAGAGCCTAATCTCCGGATAATGTGATCGAAGAACGAGATCGGAGTCACAGGGTGCATCCTCCACTGGAGTGTAGACAGAAGCAAAAGCTCCATTTTTTGTATGGTTTTAGCTTCAAAGACATATCTTGCTTCCTCCACCTAaaccacaaacaaacaaaagggAGGTTTCGTTAGAAGTTGACTTTTTCAACAAAACAACATTAttagaaagagaagaaagaaactaaCTTGGAGATGAATGAGCAAGGGGACATGAATCTCTTCCACTTTAGCAGCTAAAGACAAACAAGCCACAGCTACAAGCTGAGACATCCACGGCTTATCTGTCTGCAACTTAACACTCGTGATAAACCTATCGAAGTAGTTCACAGCAAGCAGAGCCGTCGATGAAGCGAACCCGTAATGAGATTTAACCCTGAGAACCCAGTCCAAAGCCTCTTTTCTACGAGAAACGAGACACTCATCTAGTGTTTGGTAAGGGTGATGATTCGCTTCGTTTTCCTTTGAGATTAGACTCTGCAACTCATCGTCATCCCATAAAAACATATCCTTTAGTGGTAAAAACTGAAACTTTACGACATTTTCATCAAGCCCCACGAGATCCTCCTCCGCGAACCCACATTCTTCCTCGCAATAGAGCTCATCGAGGGCACAAAACGCTGCGTTTTGACCGGTTTGTGattcttcttgttctttctccaaagccatctttcttcttcttccgagAAGAGTAGATTGCAGATGTCTCTGTTCATCCTGCCATTGGAGCTGGCTTCGTCGACAGATTCTAGAGTGagagagaatgaagaagaaagaacaagagACCGGACAAAAGACAAGAAAGCGAagggtttttaatttttatcttaacgctttgtctttttttattttgttttaattttcttcttcctctctttagTATGTACTAGAGTCGGtatccgcgcttcgcgcggattatatgtttaataaaaGTCCAGTTCAATTAAAATTGGGAGTTTTGAAGTTTCTGAAAGGGtaagttatattttgtttattttataatgcGAAGACGTTGGAAGCggtgatcattttttttaaaaaaacaacagtaagtttgaataataaattgttttaagGAATTCAATATTCGTAAGAGAAAATAGTATTTGAGTGTGCCTATTTAATTGACGTAGGAAGCGGtaatgtaaattttttaaaagttggcTGGTGTCGTTTGCTATGA comes from the Brassica napus cultivar Da-Ae chromosome A7, Da-Ae, whole genome shotgun sequence genome and includes:
- the LOC111199251 gene encoding uncharacterized protein LOC111199251, producing the protein MNQKAMQEMDNKKRQEDGSNVVVVETTEQRSSAGKGPEQRKIEVVHQSHPKTSGGVLVGAAAAVESTLESAKQVISKK
- the LOC106366793 gene encoding cyclin-D3-2, with protein sequence MALEKEQEESQTGQNAAFCALDELYCEEECGFAEEDLVGLDENVVKFQFLPLKDMFLWDDDELQSLISKENEANHHPYQTLDECLVSRRKEALDWVLRVKSHYGFASSTALLAVNYFDRFITSVKLQTDKPWMSQLVAVACLSLAAKVEEIHVPLLIHLQVEEARYVFEAKTIQKMELLLLSTLQWRMHPVTPISFFDHIIRRLGSECHQQLELFSNCERLLISVVTDARFMSYVPSVLATAIMIHVVKDLKPCEQVEYQSQLMTLLKVNQEKVNECYELLLEHNPSKKRMMNWLDQDSPSGVFDLDDSSNGSWNVSAASSSPEPLLKRRRVHEQQMRLPSINRMFLDVLSSPR